In Halovulum dunhuangense, one genomic interval encodes:
- a CDS encoding enoyl-CoA hydratase-related protein, which yields MIETAAGGHVARITLAAPERHNALDRAGIAAFHAALDALQPEARVLVITGRGKSFCAGAALGDVGASDWTENPLTALCDRIEALAMPTVCALNGGVYGGGVELALSCDFRIGVTGMRMFAPPAELGIHYPPEGMARAERLLGLRLTRQIFLLARRFGDAELLEAGFLDELVAPEGLEAATGTLVDRITALAPLAVQGMKLSLYEHGRGSGEPDAVRARIAACFASEDHAEALAARAQKRPPVFRGR from the coding sequence GTGATCGAGACCGCCGCCGGGGGCCATGTCGCCCGGATCACGCTGGCCGCGCCCGAACGGCACAACGCGCTGGATCGCGCGGGGATCGCGGCCTTCCATGCGGCGCTGGATGCGCTGCAACCCGAGGCGCGGGTTCTGGTGATCACCGGGCGCGGCAAGAGTTTCTGTGCCGGGGCGGCGCTGGGCGATGTCGGCGCGAGCGACTGGACCGAGAACCCGCTGACCGCGCTGTGCGACCGGATCGAGGCGCTGGCCATGCCCACCGTCTGCGCCCTGAACGGCGGGGTCTATGGCGGCGGCGTGGAACTTGCGCTGTCGTGCGATTTCCGCATCGGCGTGACCGGAATGCGGATGTTCGCGCCACCGGCCGAGCTTGGCATCCACTACCCGCCCGAGGGCATGGCGCGCGCCGAGCGGCTTCTGGGTCTGCGCCTGACGCGGCAGATCTTTCTTCTGGCGCGCCGCTTCGGGGATGCCGAGTTGCTGGAGGCGGGCTTTCTCGACGAACTGGTCGCCCCCGAGGGGCTGGAGGCCGCGACCGGCACGCTTGTCGACCGGATCACGGCCCTTGCGCCATTGGCGGTGCAGGGGATGAAGCTGAGCCTGTACGAGCATGGCCGGGGCAGTGGCGAGCCCGATGCGGTGCGTGCCCGGATCGCCGCCTGCTTCGCCTCGGAGGATCACGCCGAAGCCCTGGCGGCGCGTGCGCAAAAGCGCCCGCCGGTATTCCGCGGGCGCTGA
- a CDS encoding LolA family protein codes for MDRRRAISLLAAAPLMAAWPLGAQTPNVLEEVGKYLNQLTSIRGRFTQINADNSRSAGSYWLRRPGRIRFEYDGGEAMVIADGINIAIFDAKSNAQVQRYPLSQTPLKYLLRERIDLTQRNLVRETGSQGGFTTVVMQDPEAPRDGSMTLVLRNSPPALTEWTVTEASGSRTRVVLDTLEPVTGMNTRIFNIETEALAWERQRR; via the coding sequence ATGGACAGACGCAGAGCGATATCCCTTCTGGCGGCGGCACCCCTGATGGCGGCATGGCCCCTCGGGGCGCAGACGCCGAACGTGCTGGAGGAGGTCGGCAAGTATCTCAACCAGCTCACCTCGATCCGGGGCCGGTTCACCCAGATCAACGCCGACAACAGCCGCTCGGCGGGCAGCTACTGGCTGCGCCGCCCCGGTCGCATCCGCTTCGAGTATGATGGCGGCGAGGCGATGGTGATTGCCGACGGCATCAACATCGCGATCTTCGATGCGAAGTCGAACGCGCAGGTGCAGCGCTATCCGCTGAGCCAGACGCCGCTGAAATACCTGCTGCGCGAACGGATCGACCTGACGCAGCGCAATCTTGTGCGAGAGACCGGGTCGCAGGGCGGTTTCACCACGGTCGTGATGCAGGACCCCGAGGCGCCGCGCGACGGGTCGATGACGCTGGTGCTGCGCAACAGCCCGCCCGCGCTGACAGAGTGGACGGTGACAGAGGCGTCGGGCAGCCGCACCCGGGTCGTTCTCGACACGCTCGAGCCGGTGACGGGCATGAACACCCGCATCTTCAACATCGAGACCGAGGCGCTGGCCTGGGAGCGGCAGCGGCGCTGA
- a CDS encoding sigma-70 family RNA polymerase sigma factor, producing MAENITELIGRVALRDRSAFRALYAATSAKLFGVCLRILRDRAEAEDALQEIFVRIWNNADRFTASDTSPMSWLIAVARNHAIDRIRARKPQAVDIDEAVGIADDAPSPEQEAVATDERSRIQACLETLDAARADAVRGAYMEGYSYQELADRHGIPVNTMRTWLRRSLMKLKECLTQ from the coding sequence TTGGCCGAGAACATCACCGAGCTGATCGGGCGGGTCGCATTGCGGGACCGCTCAGCATTCCGGGCGCTCTATGCGGCGACGAGCGCGAAACTATTCGGCGTCTGCCTGCGTATCCTAAGGGACAGGGCAGAAGCCGAAGACGCGTTGCAAGAGATCTTCGTCCGGATCTGGAACAACGCCGACCGCTTCACCGCCTCGGATACCAGCCCGATGTCCTGGCTGATAGCGGTCGCGCGCAATCACGCGATCGACAGGATAAGGGCGCGCAAGCCGCAGGCCGTCGATATCGACGAGGCGGTGGGAATCGCCGACGACGCACCGTCCCCCGAACAGGAGGCGGTCGCCACCGACGAACGCTCGCGTATCCAGGCCTGCCTTGAGACTCTGGACGCCGCGCGGGCCGATGCCGTTCGCGGCGCCTACATGGAAGGATACAGTTACCAGGAACTCGCCGACAGACACGGCATTCCTGTGAACACGATGCGAACCTGGCTGCGACGCAGCCTCATGAAACTGAAAGAGTGCCTGACGCAATGA
- a CDS encoding anti-sigma factor: MTANGQDLGRSDDALAAEYALGVLPHAERVVFAMRLEHSAALRERVRFWEERLAVLSDDISPVPPPSRVLDRTERRLFGVPEKRSGWWNSVGLWRGLSFASLVAALGLGFIAWQELRTPGQAGPGAAYVAELRGDTGAVSLMALFDEGTGTLRINRTAGDATVNRVFQLWLIAGDNPPVSLGLLPQDDATGVITIPEDIRDDIGDGTLAISDEPEGGSPTGQPTGDVLALGQMAPI, from the coding sequence ATGACCGCCAACGGGCAAGATCTGGGTCGCTCCGACGACGCGTTGGCCGCCGAGTATGCGCTTGGCGTGCTTCCGCACGCCGAGCGCGTGGTGTTCGCCATGCGGCTCGAACACAGCGCGGCCCTGCGCGAGCGTGTCCGGTTCTGGGAAGAACGGCTGGCGGTCCTGTCGGATGACATTTCCCCGGTCCCCCCTCCTTCGCGGGTGCTCGATCGGACCGAGCGCCGGCTCTTCGGGGTGCCCGAAAAGCGGTCCGGCTGGTGGAACAGCGTGGGGCTCTGGCGCGGCCTGAGCTTCGCCTCGCTCGTGGCGGCGCTGGGCCTCGGGTTCATCGCCTGGCAGGAACTGCGGACGCCAGGGCAGGCAGGGCCCGGTGCAGCCTATGTGGCGGAACTGCGCGGCGACACCGGGGCAGTATCGCTGATGGCTCTCTTCGACGAGGGAACCGGGACACTCCGCATCAACCGCACAGCGGGCGACGCGACCGTGAACCGGGTGTTCCAGCTCTGGCTGATCGCGGGCGACAACCCGCCCGTCTCGCTGGGCCTGTTGCCGCAGGACGATGCGACCGGGGTGATCACGATTCCCGAGGACATCCGCGACGATATCGGCGACGGCACACTCGCCATCTCGGACGAACCCGAGGGGGGATCGCCCACCGGGCAGCCGACGGGTGACGTGCTCGCCCTGGGACAGATGGCACCGATCTGA
- a CDS encoding DUF7282 domain-containing protein, with protein MRKTALTLAALATLGVAGTAFAAGHAMPGVTASDQDVSGGTVTAESIVAGENGWLVVHRTDAEMKPGPVVGHAPLKAGENMDVAAILTEEVASGDMLMLMVHAEQGGSQTGIFEYTLGAPEDGPIRMDGNLVMTVITAQ; from the coding sequence ATGCGCAAGACCGCACTCACACTCGCCGCACTCGCGACCCTTGGCGTCGCGGGCACCGCCTTTGCCGCCGGCCATGCCATGCCGGGCGTCACCGCTTCGGATCAGGACGTGTCGGGCGGCACCGTGACCGCCGAAAGCATCGTCGCCGGCGAGAACGGCTGGCTGGTCGTGCACCGCACCGACGCCGAGATGAAGCCGGGCCCCGTGGTCGGCCACGCCCCGCTGAAGGCGGGCGAGAACATGGACGTCGCCGCGATCCTGACCGAGGAAGTGGCCTCGGGCGACATGCTGATGCTGATGGTTCACGCAGAGCAGGGCGGGTCGCAGACCGGCATCTTCGAATACACGCTGGGTGCGCCGGAAGACGGCCCGATCCGCATGGACGGCAACCTGGTGATGACCGTCATCACCGCCCAGTAA
- a CDS encoding DNA translocase FtsK, with the protein MAQAKARGTRRKQTRTRLLEEKTETALRRRGVEAIGLGLVLLGCLVFAMIWTYDPSDPSLFTATDASPTNALGIVGASIADPLYRAVGLAAFGLPLTLVVWGLRLVAHRGENRILTRLIFSPLAIAVAAIFASAHVPLGPWEHVFGLGGMFGDSLFLTLLGAVPMPVDGALPLVTLVLGGVFLLLSGIALGVDGPESRLILRCLVSGLRNAMAGVMAVLRAVGRLITAAERNRQRRVAAAERAAPREKSEPRVRRGFSRGDSEEARTEPRVVAPDAPDDGSDGDRVMARISAAVRNREAKMQTAQAAMAAAPVPVMAGDLPDPGDEDDVLDYAAPPPPRPEPLVRQTPPRSAPKSEKARREEQPRLALDEGDGDTYQTPPLSLLANPATIVRHQLSNDALEQNARMLETVLDDYGVRGEIVSVRPGPVVTMYELEPAAGLKASRVIGLADDIARSMSALAARVSTIPGRSVIGIELPNEHREKVLLRELLACKAFGDGRHALPLALGKDIAGEPIVANLARMPHLLIAGTTGSGKSVAINTMIMSLLYKLSPDECRLIMIDPKMLELSVYDGIPHLLSPVVTDPKKAVVALKWVVAEMEERYRKMSKMGVRNIDGYNARVQEALDKGEAFTRTVQTGFDDETGEPVFETEEYAPEKMPFIVVIVDEMADLMMVAGKEIEACIQRLAQMARASGIHLIMATQRPSVDVITGTIKANFPTRISFQVTSKIDSRTILGEQGAEQLLGMGDMLYMAGGGRVTRVHGPFVSDEEVEEIVTFLKQQGEPDYVSGVQEGPEADEESQIDMVLGLGGNTSGDDALYDQAVAIVARDRKCSTSYIQRKLGIGYNKAARLVEQMEDEGVVSVANHVGKREVLVPER; encoded by the coding sequence ATGGCACAGGCGAAGGCACGCGGCACGCGCCGCAAGCAGACCCGGACGCGGCTTCTGGAGGAAAAGACCGAAACCGCGCTGCGCAGGCGTGGGGTCGAGGCGATCGGCCTTGGCCTCGTGCTGCTGGGATGCCTCGTCTTCGCGATGATCTGGACCTATGACCCGTCCGATCCCAGCCTGTTCACAGCGACCGATGCGTCGCCCACGAATGCGCTGGGCATCGTGGGCGCCTCGATTGCCGATCCGCTCTACCGCGCGGTAGGCCTTGCCGCCTTCGGGCTGCCGCTGACACTTGTCGTGTGGGGTCTGCGGCTGGTCGCGCATCGCGGCGAGAACCGGATCCTGACCCGGCTGATCTTCAGCCCGCTGGCGATCGCGGTGGCTGCGATCTTTGCCTCTGCCCATGTGCCGCTTGGTCCGTGGGAGCATGTGTTCGGCCTGGGCGGCATGTTCGGCGACAGCCTGTTCCTGACGCTGCTGGGCGCCGTCCCGATGCCGGTCGATGGTGCGCTGCCGCTGGTCACGCTGGTGCTTGGCGGGGTCTTTCTGCTTCTGTCGGGTATCGCGCTGGGCGTCGACGGGCCGGAGTCGCGGCTGATCCTGCGCTGCCTCGTTTCCGGGCTGCGCAACGCGATGGCCGGCGTGATGGCCGTTCTTCGGGCCGTCGGGCGGCTGATCACGGCGGCCGAACGCAACCGCCAGCGTCGTGTCGCCGCCGCAGAGCGCGCGGCCCCCCGGGAGAAGTCCGAGCCCCGGGTGCGGCGCGGGTTCAGCCGTGGCGATTCCGAAGAGGCGCGAACCGAGCCTAGGGTCGTCGCGCCAGACGCGCCCGACGATGGCAGCGACGGGGACCGCGTGATGGCCCGGATATCTGCCGCCGTGCGCAACCGCGAGGCCAAGATGCAGACCGCGCAGGCCGCGATGGCCGCGGCGCCGGTGCCCGTGATGGCGGGAGACCTGCCCGATCCCGGCGACGAGGACGATGTCCTCGACTACGCAGCCCCGCCGCCACCCCGGCCCGAGCCGCTTGTCCGCCAGACGCCGCCGCGCAGCGCACCGAAAAGCGAGAAGGCCCGGCGCGAGGAACAGCCGCGGCTTGCGCTGGACGAGGGCGATGGCGACACCTATCAGACCCCGCCACTGTCCCTGCTGGCGAACCCTGCGACCATCGTCCGCCACCAGCTGTCCAACGACGCGCTGGAGCAGAATGCGCGCATGCTGGAGACGGTGCTCGACGATTATGGCGTGCGGGGCGAGATCGTCTCGGTGCGGCCCGGTCCTGTCGTCACGATGTACGAACTCGAGCCCGCCGCCGGGCTGAAGGCCAGCCGCGTGATCGGGCTGGCCGACGATATCGCCCGCTCGATGTCGGCGCTGGCCGCGCGCGTCTCGACCATTCCGGGCCGCAGCGTCATCGGGATCGAACTGCCCAACGAGCACCGCGAAAAGGTGCTGCTGCGCGAACTTCTCGCCTGCAAGGCCTTCGGTGACGGCCGCCACGCCCTGCCGCTGGCGCTGGGCAAGGACATCGCCGGCGAGCCGATCGTGGCGAACCTGGCGCGGATGCCGCACCTGCTGATCGCGGGGACCACCGGGTCGGGCAAGTCGGTGGCGATCAACACCATGATCATGAGCCTGCTCTACAAGCTCTCGCCCGACGAGTGCCGGCTGATCATGATCGATCCGAAGATGCTGGAACTTTCGGTCTATGACGGGATCCCGCATCTGCTCTCGCCCGTCGTCACCGACCCGAAAAAGGCCGTGGTGGCCCTGAAATGGGTCGTGGCCGAGATGGAAGAACGCTATCGCAAGATGTCCAAGATGGGCGTGCGCAACATCGACGGCTACAACGCCCGCGTGCAGGAGGCGCTGGACAAGGGAGAGGCGTTCACCCGAACGGTGCAGACCGGCTTCGACGACGAGACCGGCGAGCCGGTATTCGAGACCGAGGAATACGCGCCCGAGAAGATGCCCTTCATCGTCGTGATCGTGGACGAGATGGCCGACCTGATGATGGTCGCCGGCAAGGAGATCGAGGCCTGCATCCAGCGACTGGCGCAGATGGCGCGGGCAAGCGGCATCCACCTGATCATGGCGACGCAGCGCCCATCGGTCGATGTCATCACCGGGACGATCAAGGCGAACTTCCCGACCCGGATCAGCTTCCAGGTGACGTCGAAGATCGACAGCCGCACCATCCTGGGCGAGCAGGGCGCCGAACAGCTTCTGGGCATGGGCGACATGCTCTACATGGCCGGCGGCGGGCGCGTGACGCGCGTGCACGGCCCCTTCGTCAGCGACGAGGAGGTCGAGGAGATCGTGACCTTCCTCAAGCAGCAGGGCGAACCCGACTACGTCTCCGGCGTGCAGGAGGGGCCCGAGGCCGACGAGGAAAGCCAGATCGACATGGTCCTCGGCCTGGGCGGCAACACCAGCGGGGACGATGCCCTTTACGATCAGGCCGTGGCGATCGTGGCCAGGGACCGCAAGTGCTCCACGTCCTACATCCAGCGCAAGCTGGGGATCGGCTACAACAAGGCCGCCCGGCTGGTCGAGCAGATGGAGGACGAGGGCGTCGTCAGCGTCGCCAACCATGTCGGCAAGCGCGAGGTGCTGGTGCCCGAGCGCTGA